From one Montipora capricornis isolate CH-2021 chromosome 10, ASM3666992v2, whole genome shotgun sequence genomic stretch:
- the LOC138020144 gene encoding uncharacterized protein, translating into MDMELETLHSLSPRAISPLTGIVDSQETRADVAVDARKQIQTKKGRQFDIQRLKENRKTALANLTKQINVILPLLADFENEKQVRIEVVQLDQLFVKMQEVHDMYLSALDDESEIELARQWYDTRDKDVLRSKQRINDYLHDAKKLRSGLHDTNSVKSKSSRHSKSSHSSSSSTKLRLIEAKARAAALEVEARFLKEKQALRMASEELELRQKIAEAKAEERTYEEFDEEQNIDGMNDYLEGVKAKLTATPFLSEAKSNDQTTLRVPSGSTVATTPPVTAPTFVSTASMNPATRPFVLRNPPIKEEYGTPTDTKLSRIKGEERVYKFESDPSCVESPKSGQSYLDIHRKQTELTQMIATQQARSLLPSHEPPTFSGDVMSYPAFIAAFETLIESKVDNSSELLYFLDQYTSGKATELIKGCLQMKSGDSYKEARRLLKKHFGDPYKIASAYIAKLSNWPAVRPNDGTGLQEFSIALEQARNAMTGMQYMNDLNAANVLRQLWEKLPRYLRSKWTERVSKIRSTNQQVANFNDFSQFVSQQADLATDPVYSEESICRSVDTVDKYHKQNERKPKRGRRTNFATDLSTKKAIGGNSLPISCTLCSKAHHLDECAEFLKKPLQDRRDFIKEKGLCFGCYSPEHVAKLCRSKRSCKTCNKRHPTSLHDYSWRPERKNAQHNESETRREDQAINACTTVCNVTEAGDVPITMGIVPIWLYHKNNPNNRICVYALLDNASGGTFIKEDSLRKLGMEGIESKLLLTTMHGTQEVETKAVDGLMASHFEKNDVSLALPRTYVRQQIPADRDEIPRPERVQGWSHLQQVSKHIPTYMDSVEVGLLIGLNCPGAVRPRDVICGNENDPYAVRSLLGWYVNGPVRHNSSKQVHCNRIQILKTSIDDEVKGYIVGERMIKEQLTPQMAARMFELDFAERKNGVALSREDRQFLKIVEEGIRHRDDMHYEIPLPFREGNVQLPNNRSQAVQRLHGLKKRLQGDTQYCVEYVSFMSEIIEKGYARKVSAEELPPVEGKVWYLPHHGVYHPKKPNSLRVVFDCSARYLCESLNDHLLQGPDLSSKLTGVLTRFRKERVAFMADIEKMFFQVKVKKEDQNFFRFLWWSNGDLTQEPQEHCMTVHLFGAGSSPGCSNFALKRTAEDGEREFGARAAEALKKNFYVDDALKSVPTEKDAIDLIQAVKGMCAKGGFNLTKFVSNSREVMMSVPPEDRAKEIKGLDLSIDKLPIERALGVHWCIESDAFKFRIELKDKPCTRRGILATISTIFDPLGLIAPVVLVGKQILQEICHGKGWDEPIDGEVLAKWERWRSQLPLLEQLDITRNFKPLHFGRIVTAQLHNMSDASQTGYGQCSYLRLVDDNGRIHCSLVLGKARVAPLRSVTIPRLELTAATVSVRVANVLKEELDYEELQDFYWTDSKVVLGFISNESRRFHVYVANRVQFIRDQTSPDQWRYVESGSNPADEGSRGVNAKEFIRKSQWIRGPEFLWQTEDHWPRQGSYENEIQESSPEVRKVTANTTVIEEYGSMLSRFERFSNWQGLKTAVALCMEYKRRLRMSINTADKKTTVDGSPRINGRSCKTESCPAAGIMVQDLEQAEVEILKIMQRDAFDKEVKTLKESQAQTEGARKDRQCAKERKALLKKTSSLNNLDPYLDVTGVLRVGGRITKANLTDSLKNPVILPKTGHITELIIRHIHEKTHHSGRGVTLNELRSNGYWIINGNAAVRRFISRCVRCRYLRGTAGEQKMANLPNSRVEPAPPFSYCAVDCFGPWYVREGRREVKRYGTLFTCMASRAIHIEVVHTMETDSSLQALRRVIARRGPIRELRSDQGTNFVGAEKRAFQEMGDERIKAELLKHNIDWIRNSAMASNFGGAWERQIRSVRNIMAALMKQHGHSLDGESLQTLLCEVEAVVNSRPLTTESLSDPLSPLPLTPSTLLTGKTKLILPPPGKFQREDGYCKRRWRRVQHIANEFWSRWSKEYLQSLQARQKWTRQRRNFTEGDIVLLKDDNTCRNKWPMARVIAARRDHQGLVRSVKVQPATGSVLSRPINKLVLLLESPEDRPGIPDEEPKDHL; encoded by the coding sequence ATGGATATGGAACTTGAGACTCTTCACAGCTTGTCGCCACGTGCAATATCTCCTTTGACTGGCATCGTGGATTCTCAGGAGACTCGCGCGGACGTGGCTGTGGACGCGAGAAAACAGATTCAGACAAAGAAGGGTAGGCAATTTGATATTCAAAGGTTGAAGGAAAATCGAAAAACTGCACTTGCTAACTTAACTAAACAGATTAACGTAATCTTGCCGTTGCTGGCAGATTTTGAGAACGAAAAACAAGTGCGTATTGAAGTTGTTCAGTTAGATCAGCTGTTCGTAAAAATGCAAGAAGTACATGATATGTATCTCAGTGCCTTGGATGACGAGAGTGAAATTGAATTAGCACGCCAATGGTATGACACTCGTGATAAAGATGTGCTTCGATCAAAGCAAAGAATTAATGACTATCTGCATGATGCAAAGAAGCTTCGTAGTGGCTTACATGACACAAACTCAGTAAAATCTAAATCATCTCGTCATTCAAAGAGCTCTCATTCCTCATCATCATCTACTAAGTTAAGACTAATTGAAGCAAAGGCTAGAGCCGCAGCATTAGAGGTTGAGGCAAGATTCCTCAAGGAGAAACAAGCACTAAGAATGGCTTCTGAAGAGCTTGAGCTTCGACAAAAAATTGCAGAGGCAAAGGCAGAAGAAAGGACTTATGAGGAGTTTGAtgaagaacaaaacattgaTGGCATGAATGACTATTTGGAAGGTGTTAAGGCTAAACTTACCGCCACCCCCTTCTTATCAGAGGCAAAATCCAACGATCAGACTACACTAAGGGTACCTTCTGGGAGTACCGTTGCAACGACCCCTCCTGTAACCGCGCCCACCTTTGTCAGTACAGCCAGCATGAACCCAGCCACTCGACCCTTTGTCTTAAGGAACCCCCCCATTAAAGAAGAATATGGGACACCTACTGATACCAAACTATCGCGTATCAAAGGGGAAGAGCGTGTGTACAAATTTGAATCGGATCCGAGTTGTGTGGAAAGCCCAAAGTCAGGCCAAAGCTATCTCGACATTCACAGAAAACAAACGGAACTGACACAAATGATTGCCACACAACAGGCGAGAAGTCTCTTACCTAGCCACGAGCCACCTACGTTCTCTGGAGATGTCATGTCATATCCAGCATTCATAGCGGCCTTTGAAACTCTCATAGAATCTAAGGTAGATAATTCGAGTGAGCTCTTGTATTTTTTGGATCAGTACACAAGTGGGAAGGCAACGGAACTGATCAAGGGCTGTTTACAAATGAAGAGTGGAGACTCGTACAAGGAAGCTAGACGACTTTTGAAGAAACACTTTGGCGACCCATACAAGATTGCTAGTGCATACATTGCTAAACTATCGAACTGGCCAGCCGTAAGACCTAATGATGGAACAGGGTTACAAGAATTCTCTATTGCCCTCGAGCAAGCAAGGAACGCCATGACAGGCATGCAATACATGAATGACTTGAACGCAGCTAACGTTCTTCGCCAGTTATGGGAGAAACTGCCGAGATACCTTCGCAGTAAATGGACAGAGAGAGTAAGCAAGATAAGGAGCACCAATCAACAGGTAGCCAATTTCAATGATTTCTCCCAATTTGTATCTCAGCAAGCTGACTTAGCGACAGATCCAGTCTACTCAGAGGAGAGCATTTGTAGATCAGTGGATACAGTTGATAAGTACCACAAGCAGAACGAACGCAAGCCTAAGAGAGGAAGGCGTACAAATTTCGCAACAGATCTGTCGACAAAAAAGGCCATTGGAGGAAATTCTCTTCCCATTAGCTGTACCCTGTGCTCAAAGGCACACCACCTGGATGAATGTGCCGAGTTCCTTAAGAAACCCCTCCAAGACCGAAGAGACTTCATTAAGGAGAAGGGCTTATGTTTTGGTTGCTACAGTCCCGAACACGTTGCCAAGCTTTGCAGAAGTAAACGATCCTGTAAGACCTGCAACAAGAGACACCCAACGTCACTTCATGATTACAGCTGGAggccagaaagaaagaacgcccAACATAATGAATCAGAAACGAGAAGGGAAGACCAAGCTATCAATGCGTGCACCACAGTCTGCAATGTGACCGAAGCTGGCGATGTTCCGATCACTATGGGTATCGTCCCAATATGGTTGTACCACAAGAACAATCCAAACAACAGGATATGTGTTTATGCTCTGCTTGATAATGCCAGTGGTGGAACTTTCATTAAAGAAGATTCGTTACGAAAGCTTGGAATGGAAGGAATTGAAAGCAAACTCTTGCTCACCACTATGCATGGCACCCAAGAAGTCGAGACTAAAGCTGTTGATGGTTTGATGGCTTCTCACTTTGAGAAGAACGACGTTAGCCTAGCACTTCCCAGAACTTATGTCAGACAACAGATTCCAGCGGATCGTGACGAAATTCCGCGACCGGAAAGGGTGCAAGGATGGTCTCACCTGCAGCAGGTTAGCAAGCACATACCAACTTACATGGACAGTGTAGAAGTAGGACTTCTTATAGGATTGAACTGCCCTGGTGCAGTGCGGCCGAGAGATGTTATTTGCGGAAACGAGAATGATCCTTACGCAGTTCGATCATTACTAGGATGGTACGTTAACGGTCCTGTGAGACACAACAGTAGTAAACAAGTACATTGCAATCGAATTCAGATTCTTAAGACCAGCATTGATGATGAAGTGAAAGGATACATCGTTGGCGAAAGAATGATCAAAGAGCAGCTAACACCTCAAATGGCTGCACGAATGTTTGAGTTGGACTTTGccgaaagaaaaaatggagttGCACTATCGAGAGAAGATCGTCAGTTCCTGAAGATAGTAGAAGAAGGCATCCGTCATAGAGATGACATGCACTATGAAATCCCCCTGCCGTTTAGAGAAGGTAATGTCCAGCTACCCAACAATCGTTCTCAAGCAGTGCAACGCCTGCACGGCCTAAAGAAGAGACTCCAAGGTGACACGCAGTATTGTGTCGAGTACGTCAGCTTCATGTCTGAAATCATAGAGAAGGGATATGCCCGAAAGGTCAGTGCTGAAGAGCTACCCCCTGTGGAAGGAAAGGTGTGGTACTTACCTCATCATGGGGTATATCACCCCAAAAAACCAAACAGCCTCCGCGTAGTATTCGATTGTTCAGCTCGGTACCTGTGCGAATCGCTCAATGACCACCTATTACAAGGGCCTGATCTTTCAAGCAAGCTAACTGGAGTGCTCACCAGATTCAGAAAGGAGAGAGTAGCCTTCATGGCGGACATAGAAAAAATGTTCTTCCAAGTCAAGGTAAAGAAGGAGGACCAGAATTTCTTCCGCTTCCTGTGGTGGTCAAATGGAGACTTAACTCAAGAACCTCAAGAGCACTGCATGACAGTGCATCTCTTCGGAGCTGGTTCATCACCAGGATGTTCCAATTTTGCCCTGAAACGCACAGCCGAAGACGGTGAAAGAGAGTTTGGTGCAAGAGCTGCCGAAGCACTGAAGAAAAACTTCTACGTTGACGATGCACTGAAATCGGTTCCAACAGAAAAGGACGCCATAGATCTCATACAAGCTGTTAAAGGGATGTGTGCAAAGGGAGGATTTAACCTCACAAAGTTCGTCAGCAACAGTCGAGAAGTGATGATGTCGGTACCGCCTGAAGATAGAGCCAAGGAAATCAAGGGCTTAGACTTGAGCATTGACAAGTTACCAATAGAGAGAGCGCTGGGCGTACACTGGTGTATAGAGTCAGATGCATTTAAGTTCAGAATTGAGTTGAAGGACAAGCCATGCACCCGGAGAGGTATACTGGCAACCATAAGCACCATCTTCGACCCACTAGGGCTCATTGCACCCGTTGTCCTTGTTGGAAAACAGATACTTCAAGAGATCTGTCATGGAAAAGGCTGGGACGAGCCAATCGATGGAGAAGTTCTTGCCAAGTGGGAAAGATGGAGGAGTCAGTTACCGCTACTTGAGCAGCTCGACATCACAAGAAACTTCAAGCCTCTTCATTTTGGAAGAATTGTTACGGCACAGTTACATAACATGTCAGACGCATCGCAAACTGGATATGGGCAATGCTCTTATCTCAGATTGGTTGACGATAACGGCAGGATTCATTGTTCTTTAGTACTGGGTAAAGCCCGTGTGGCACCATTGAGATCAGTAACCATCCCCAGACTTGAACTTACAGCAGCTACCGTATCAGTAAGAGTTGCAAATGTACTGAAAGAAGAGTTAGATTACGAAGAACTTCAGGACTTCTACTGGACAGATAGCAAGGTCGTCCTCGGATTTATCAGTAACGAATCCCGAAGATTCCATGTATACGTTGCAAACAGAGTGCAGTTCATCCGTGACCAAACTTCACCCGATCAATGGCGGTACGTGGAGTCTGGATCCAACCCTGCAGATGAAGGATCAAGGGGGGTGAATGCCAAGGAGTTTATACGGAAGTCGCAGTGGATCAGAGGCCCAGAATTCTTGTGGCAGACGGAGGATCATTGGCCTCGACAAGGCTCGTATGAAAATGAGATCCAGGAGAGTTCCCCGGAAGTTAGGAAGGTCACCGCCAACACTACAGTAATTGAAGAGTACGGAAGCATGCTAAGCAGATTTGAAAGATTCTCTAACTGGCAAGGGTTAAAGACTGCAGTTGCTCTCTGTATGGAATACAAACGGCGTCTAAGGATGAGCATCAACACCGCAGACAAGAAAACCACGGTTGATGGAAGCCCTCGAATTAACGGACGGAGTTGTAAGACCGAAAGCTGCCCTGCCGCAGGCATTATGGTTCAAGACCTAGAACAAGCAGAAGTAGAAATCCTTAAGATCATGCAAAGAGATGCCTTCGATAAAGAAGTGAAGACCTTGAAAGAATCTCAAGCCCAGACAGAAGGCGCGCGTAAGGATCGTCAGTGTGCTAAAGAAAGGAAGGCCCTTCTGAAGAAAACTAGCAGCCTTAATAATCTTGATCCCTACCTGGATGTTACCGGAGTGCTTCGAGTAGGAGGCCGGATAACGAAGGCTAACCTGACAGACAGTCTTAAGAACCCCGTTATCTTACCCAAAACTGGTCATATCACAGAGTTAATCATTCGCCACATCCATGAGAAGACCCATCACAGCGGAAGGGGTGTCACTTTGAATGAACTTCGTTCAAATGGTTACTGGATTATTAATGGTAACGCAGCAGTTAGACGCTTCATCTCAAGGTGTGTCAGATGTCGCTATCTACGTGGTACAGCGGGAGAACAGAAAATGGCCAACCTCCCAAATTCGCGTGTTGAGCCCGCACCACCATTTTCATACTGCGCGGTGGACTGTTTCGGCCCATGGTACGTTCGGGAAGGCAGGAGAGAAGTGAAAAGATACGGAACCTTATTCACTTGTATGGCCAGTCGCGCGATACACATTGAAGTAGTACACACCATGGAAACAGATTCGTCCTTGCAAGCACTACGGCGCGTTATCGCTCGAAGAGGACCGATACGAGAACTCCGCAGTGACCAAGGGACCAACTTTGTCGGAGCTGAAAAGAGAGCATTTCAAGAAATGGGTGATGAGAGGATAAAGGCAGAGTTGCTTAAGCACAACATCGATTGGATCAGAAACTCCGCTATGGCAAGCAACTTTGGAGGTGCTTGGGAGCGACAAATACGATCAGTACGGAACATTATGGCAGCGCTTATGAAGCAACATGGTCACAGCTTAGACGGCGAATCGTTGCAGACTCTGCTATGCGAAGTCGAAGCCGTTGTGAACAGTCGCCCTCTTACTACCGAGTCCTTAAGTGACCCACTGTCTCCATTGCCACTAACGCCAAGTACACTTCTCACCGGCAAGACCAAACTTATTCTTCCTCCTCCAGGCAAGTTTCAAAGAGAAGATGGGTATTGCAAGCGACGCTGGAGGCGTGTACAGCATATTGCGAACGAGTTTTGGAGCAGGTGGAGCAAGGAATATTTACAGAGCCTGCAAGCAAGACAAAAGTGGACACGCCAGAGAAGGAACTTCACTGAAGGCGATATCGTTCTCTTGAAGGACGACAACACTTGCAGAAACAAGTGGCCCATGGCTAGGGTTATTGCTGCACGTCGAGATCACCAAGGACTAGTCAGATCGGTAAAAGTCCAGCCTGCAACCGGATCAGTGTTGAGTCGACCGATTAACAAACTTGTCCTGTTACTAGAGTCACCTGAGGATAGACCGGGAATCCCCGACGAGGAGCCAAAGGATCATTTATGA